A genomic segment from Maniola hyperantus unplaced genomic scaffold, iAphHyp1.2, whole genome shotgun sequence encodes:
- the LOC138404652 gene encoding uncharacterized protein, with protein sequence MPKRKNEEKIRRYQRKLRKLEAKQDKYKRIVYSSEDSDQSDDGIVEPDPQNLEPVNQDDIGDHVENDIGNSGEPAPGPATEPAAPELDPDILSALGETTKEVPKFGPKIHDKLSCLWLPILKKGLNKDVKEKLVKEYLIPENCSLLQAPKLNPEISAAVVEGARTRDKRVETVQQQLGQGIAALNKGLELLLDDGKNRIQAIKFLSDSCRILCDLHYVETESRKKFITPGLDKAFLNIIQDVDRDDLLFGNKLSEKIKATKVIEKQGLQIKKPPPTPKTSTSTSTNQASTSRSRQGNWTGPPRFSSIKGGRGGQRSRGAPVGRRPQSVGPVQQKQPTQTKQPRATTQQ encoded by the exons ATGCCGAAAAGAAAAAATGAGGAAAAAATACGACGATATCAGCGCAAGCTTCGAAAACTCGAAGCGAAACAAGATAAGTACAAAAGGATTGTGTACTCGTCAGAAGATTCTGATCAATCAG ACGATGGTATTGTCGAGCCTGATCCACAAAATTTGGAACCTGTAAATCAGGATGACATCGGGGATCATGTAGAAAATGATATTGGGAACAGCGGTGAACCAGCCCCAGGGCCGGCTACAGAACCGGCTGCTCCAGAATTAGATCCGGACATTCTTTCCGCCCTAGGAGAGACCACTAAAGAGGTCCCAAAATTTGGTCCAAAGATTCATGATAAGCTCTCGTGCCTGTGGTTACCTATATTAAAAAAGGGCTTAAATAAGGACGTCAAAGAAAAACTGGTTAAGGAGTACCTTATACCAGAAaattgctcattgttgcaagcGCCAAAATTAAACCCGGAAATTTCAGCGGCCGTAGTCGAGGGCGCCCGCACACGGGATAAGAGGGTAGAAACGGTACAACAGCAATTAGGACAAGGCATCGCCGCCCTTAATAAAGGTTTAGAATTGCTGTTAGACGATGGAAAAAACAGGATCCAAGCCATAAAGTTTCTAAGTGACAGCTGTCGCATACTATGCGACCTGCACTACGTAGAAACAGAGTcgagaaaaaaatttattacgcCAGGATTAGACAaagcttttttaaatatcatacaAGATGTAGACAGAGACGACTTGCTTTTCGGTAATAAGCTTTCCGAAAAAATAAAAGCAACAAAAGTAATAGAAAAACAGGGGTTGCAGATAAAAAAGCCTCCTCCAACCCCAAAAACGTCCACATCCACATCTACAAATCAAGCATCGACGAGCCGCTCACGTCAGGGAAACTGGACGGGCCCTCCTCGCTTCTCCTCGATCAAGGGGGGGAGGGGAGGGCAAAGGAGCAGAGGTGCTCCAGTAGGACGGAGGCCTCAATCAGTGGGTCCTGTCCAGCAGAAGCAGCCTACGCAGACCAAACAGCCGCGTGCAACAACGCAGCAATAA